A region of the Perognathus longimembris pacificus isolate PPM17 chromosome 7, ASM2315922v1, whole genome shotgun sequence genome:
TATTGGTTTCAAATACCCCATCATATCATGGAacagaatgtctttttttttaaaacatgagaaatgaaatattaaaatttttattttatgctatATAAAATATGCATAGATCTAGTATATAATTCGTTTTTActttagtaaaagaaaaagacaatgagAAAATGGGTTATAAATCTCTTAGTTCTTTTTATAAAAGTTACTGAAACTAACCAGTGCTTGCATGTACAGCCATCAACTCTGAGTATGTATGGATTATACCTAGGAATTAAGAGTTTACCCAGATATGAGTTCTGGCTGCATTTTTTTAACGGCACAGTTGTATCAGAGAACACTGTGGCTTTTACAGTATTGAAAAGTTTGGAAACAAGCCCCTGGCTCCATAGGGAGGCAAGAATATCCTATACACAATCAGCAtccagtataaaaaaaaaaccactgtctgattttcctttatcaaagataaaatgATTCCCTTCTAGATTTGCATGAAAGATTTTGACCCTCTGTGAttcttataaacagaaaaattttcatGACCTTCATCTGTTGGGTTTTACAAATATTAATACAAAATGTGTTCAACTGGCAGGCATGGgctaaagaaaaaggaattgaatACAAAATGTTTACCAATTTTATCTGTATTCTAATGTTACAACACCGGTTTCTGAGACTTAATTGGCTTCTTGTGCCTAACCATCATGAACACAATTCAGTTTTCTTCGAAGTCTAGATTCTCAGTGGCAGCTTTAGGTTGTACTTTCCTGTTTTGACATAAAAGATCAGTTCTTTCCACTTGTATCATTCGTTCTTCCCAAGATTTAATTTCAGCCTCATAACGAGTTTTATCATCTTGAGAAAGTTGATAATATACCTCCTTTTGAGAAACAGACATATCTTTCCACATGTCATTTAAAATCCTCAACCTCTCCTTAGGTGAACCACCTGTGTTTTCTTGAAATTTCTCTGCTATAAAAATGTTGTAAGCTGAACGAGTTTTCTTTGGTTTTCCAAGAGATGTTAACTCCCTCATTTTCATTATTGATTTCCTTTTCAAACATCTTTGTTTGAGTTCTTTTTCCAAAGACAGCAACTGACTTGGAGCAAGCTGTTCTTGCATTCTGCTCATTTCCTCTTTGTATATTTTCCAGTCTGCCTTGTAagcatttttatatgtttttttctttgactcAAGAAGTCCCCTCCATACCTCTGCAATTTTTtgaattagttctttatttttcacATCGGGGTTCTGAGCTCTAAATGCTGGTAGTTGTTCTTTAGAAAATCGAAGGTAGGAAGTCATAGGTTTCTTTGGATAACTATTCAAGTTGGATGAAAACCATCTTGGAAAATACACAAAACTGAAAGGTGTGCACAGACGACTCCCACAGCCAGTGCACAGCTCCGCTCCAGATCTTCCCAGCGCCCTCAGCGCGCCCCACACGCCCCGGAAAAGCGACATTGTGCCGCCTAACCAGACCGCAGCGGGGCCCCAATCTCGCTGAACCTCCCACTTACCAATTTGGAGCCCCCACAGAGCCGACCCGAACCCGCGTGCTGACGCCCAGGGTTTGTTATCATGCCGGCCACTCGCGAAGCACTATGGGAGCTCAGGATGTCttgttatttgtctttctgtttttatatttgtCTCAAGTAGTTTTCACTTAGGATGATATTTGATCACAGAGCCCAGCGAGCGGTACCCTCACAGCCTGGGGAGAAAGGATggttctttctgttctttctttttactgcCCTAATGATATCCCATAGTCGCTGATTCAACCAAAGGAAGAAGGGCAAATGAAGTTTACTAATGCATCAGCCCATGAAACGGGAACAACAGGAAGAAGGCTTCTAGAAGAAATATGATGATAggacatttattaaataaatgtgaGTTCAAACATACCTCATCCAAGAAAATTAAGTTAAAACATGCAGCCTTGATGCACTTGGTATTTCTAAACCAGTTCCTGTGTAGCTTTCCTGAAGCCATCCAGCCAGTGTTTTCACTgttgccaaaaaaacaaacaaaacaaagcaaaacaaggaaTCGATGACAACACAGCCCTGCATTTTCTATCACTGTTTTGAAATTTATTACCATTTCAACCATTTGTTCCACAAATACATATTTCATTCTTATTCCAATGTCAGATAATAAAttacaaatgaaaatgttaatACATTCAATAAAGTACTTTGTTGAACTAATATCAGATGTTCATGTAGTCCAAAGACTGATTGGTTAGTCAGGGCTATTTGCTCAGTTAAGTAGCAAGACCATGCTGACCTGGGCACTGGTGTGTCCATTGTCAGAGGTTGGACTtttgttctgtctctctctctctctccctccctccctcccccctccctccctccctccctccctccctccctccctccctccctccctccctccctccctccctccctccctccctccctctccctctccctctccctctccctctctctctctctctctctctcctcctctctctcttcctttgtttcctgGTTTAcgtttgattttcctttttcggTTTCCAATAAGTATCTCTCTCTTTTCACTTCACCTACTAAGTTCTTTTTTGCAAGCTCCTTAGGCCAATAAGAATACAACCACAGCCACAGGGAGCGCTGAACTTTTATCCTTATAGATTTGTTCTGGAGAAACCAACCAGTTTCAGTTCACTGGAAGTGTACTCCTTGACCTAAGGTGGGTCTGATTTGGATTAAGTCCTCTTGTGATCATCCCTAGGGCCAGAAGGTAGACTCTATTACTAGAATATGAGGTAGGAGGAAGAGATAAGGAGTGCCATGATATGTGAAGGATAGCTTTACAATGACAGCACCTCATTAATGTGCTGTTCTAAGACATGCCagaagaaaagttatttaaaattatacattGACTTTGAAAGCAAATACAATTTCAGTTAAAAGGCTTCAAGGAACAGGATCAGAAAATCTAAGAATAATCAAAATAaccaaaatagtttttaaatgtcCAACCACTTCCCCCTAATTATCAAGATCCTCTATGTAATTTCCTTGTTACGTATTTACTtgaccccaattttttttttttacgaggATTCTCATTCCTAAGATTCTCTTTATTATGTATACCCTTTCAGGAGCAGTACTTTCACAGTTGCCACAATGGCATTTGGTTCTTTACTTATTTAAGATATTTCAGTGATATGTGGCCTGTGTGAGAGCAGCATCAACTGTAGAGCCTGTGACCAATATGCAGAGAGCATTCAGTGGATGTTCatgaataaaagaaatcaaaaagaaattcatttccaTCTCTGCATGTCTTCCTGCAACCTGGGCTTGCCTGCACTCTGCATGCTAGAAACTGAAAATTGTGGCACCCAGTCAAATTTCCCACTACACACCATTTTCTTCAAAGAGATATCAACTTTCTCTTAGTATTATCCTTCAGTTCAAAGCTACACTTAAGAGTTATGTTTTTAACTTTATAGTTATTTccatttggtattgtaattctttaTATCAAGCCTTTTATGTTTACATTACAGTGTAATTACAGCATTCATTGTCCTCTGATTGAACTATACCAGTACAGGAGATTTGAAAGGATGGCAAGAGCCCAAGGAAATGGGATTCTTTTTCTCCTAACCTTTAACCTGGACCTCAGGCATTTAAACCTTGCTAGTTTGTTAGTGGCCTTTAATAGATCTTTGTTTTCTATTCATCTGAGATAAGCATACATAGACTATGACAATTTACCCACTCCTTGCAaagcattatatatgaaactgtttgtggaataaataaacaagacTGTTCATCTCATGGCATGCAAattttgattatatttctttAAGAAATCCCAGGTCTAATTCTGTTTATATCTACGACTCAGCCATTAAAAATAGCTGTGAATTTCAATTATGAAAACTTCCTTTCCATGCAAATTGCCAAACAAGAGCTTGCAAATGGACTTCTAATGGATAATTTCATTTGATTTCTGTTTTAACAGAATTAATGATACCTCTCTTTAGTCACAGTTGCTGGATCGCAGGTTAATGAATTTCAGTTATGCTTAAGGCTGGTTTGATTTTGATTATCAAGAACAAAATGCAAGGTGCAAAAGACTAGagagcttgtttcttttttttttttttttttgtccagtcctccggcttggactcatggcctgagcactgtccctggcttctttttgctcaaggctagcactctgccacttgagccacagcgccacttctggccattttctgtatatgtggtgctggggaatcgaacccagggcctcatgtatatgag
Encoded here:
- the LOC125354315 gene encoding transcription factor A, mitochondrial-like; this encodes MSLFRGVWGALRALGRSGAELCTGCGSRLCTPFSFVYFPRWFSSNLNSYPKKPMTSYLRFSKEQLPAFRAQNPDVKNKELIQKIAEVWRGLLESKKKTYKNAYKADWKIYKEEMSRMQEQLAPSQLLSLEKELKQRCLKRKSIMKMRELTSLGKPKKTRSAYNIFIAEKFQENTGGSPKERLRILNDMWKDMSVSQKEVYYQLSQDDKTRYEAEIKSWEERMIQVERTDLLCQNRKVQPKAATENLDFEEN